The genomic region ACTTAAGAAACTGGGAAAGGAAGCTACAAAGGTCACCATTGCAACTGACTACGACAGGGAAGGAGAACTTATTGGTGCTGAAGCCCTTGATATCATTAAACAGGTAAATGAAAATGTGGTTTTTGATCGTGTTCACTACAGTGCAATCACTCCTAAAGCCATCGATGATGCATTTTCCAATCCTACTAATGTAGATTTCAACCTTGCAGATGCCGGTCATTCCAGACAGGTTATTGATCTTGTTTGGGGTGCATCGCTCACTCGTTATATTTCACTTGCAGCCGGGCGTCTGGGTAAGATGTTCCTGTCGGTTGGTAGGGTTCAGTCTCCTACACTTGCTCTTATTGTTGAGCGTGAAAAAGAAAGGGAGGCTTTTATTCCAAAACCATACTGGGAACTCTCAGCAATGCTTAAGAGCAAAAGCGGTGAGGAATTCAAGGTAGAACACCGCACCAAAAGATTCTGGGAAAAGGCAGAAGTTGATGCGGCAATGGAAAAGATATCTATTGGCGATGATGCCCGGGTATCTGAGATCAAAACGTCTGAAAAGACAGACAAGCCACCAACTCCATTTAACACTACTGAATTTATCGGCGCTGCAAGTTCAATTGGTTTTACAGCTGCCAATGCAATGAGAATTGCTGAAACCCTTTACACTAACGGTTTCATTTCATATCCAAGGACAGACAACACTGTTTATCCTGAAAGTCTTGACCTGCGTGCACAGATTGAGATATTCAAAACAGGTACATTCAAGCAGTATGCCTTAAAGCTTCTTGAAAAGAAAGAACTTGTTCCTACAAAAGGTAAGAAAGAGACCACAGACCACCCACCAATCTTCCCTGCATCCCTTGCAAAGAAGTCCGAGATGAACGAGCAGGAATGGAAACTTTACGAAATGGTTGTCAGGCGTTTCTTTGCAACCTTTGCTGACCCGGCAATATGGGAAACAATCAGGTCAAAATATGATATTCAGGGTGAAGAATTCAAAGCTAACGGTGCACGACTTGTTGAGCCCGGATGGCGATGGTACTATCATTACAATGCACCTGAGGACAGGCTTCTTCCAAAAATGGAAGAGGGTGATGTTCATTCGGTTATCAAGGTCGATGTTGAGGCAAAGGAAACCCAGCCTCCCGGAAGATACGGACAGGGCCGTCTGATCAAGATAATGGAAGAACTTGGTCTAGGAACAAAGGCTACACGTCACGATATTATCAGTAAGCTTTACTCAAGGGCTTATGTACATGGAAACCCGTTGCAACCTACCAAAACTGCTGTTGCGGTTGTGGATGCGCTTGAAAAGTTCGCACCGACTATATCCAAGCCCGATATGACCAGCAAACTTGAAGCTGACATGGACAGAATAGCTGAAGGCGGAATTCCTGAAGATGATGTCCTGAACGAGTCCAGGGAAATGCTTGAAGGAGTATTTGTTGATCTTGAAAAGAACAAGGATGACATTACCGAGTCACTCCGTGCAGGTCTCCGTGAAGACAAGATTATAGGTACATGTTCCGAATGCGGCTCTAATCTTATGGTAATGAGGTCAAAGCGAGGAGGACGCTTCATCGGATGTGAAGGTTATCCGGATTGTACATTCTCACTGCCACTTCCAAAAATGGGGCAGGTTATTGTCACTGATAAATTATGTGAGGATCATGGCCTGTACCACATACGCATCATCAATGCCGGTAAAAGACCATGGAACCTTGGCTGTCCTGAGTGCAATTTCATAGAATGGCAGAAAACACAGGAAGAGGAGAAGAAAAAACAAAAGGAAGCATCTCCTGATAAGGAAAAGCCAAAAACACTTAAGGATATATCGGGAATTGGTAAGGTCACCGAAGAGAAACTTGTGGATGCCGGTGTTTGCAGTGTAGATGAACTATGTGAAGCTGATGCGCTGGAACTTGCAAAAGCTACAAGTATACCTGTTAAGAAAATTAAAACATGGCAATCTGATGTTATCTGAAGGATTGCCTGAAAGGAGACGGGTAAAATGGAACTGGAATTTAAGGGTGCATGCAGAGAAGTCGGAAGATCGGCAGTCCTGGTTGATGAAAAAATAATGATGGACTACGGAGTTTCTCCGGGGGAACATGTCAAGTATCCATTAAACGGATCAAGACCAGAAGCAGTTCTTTTATCACATGCACATATTGACCATTCCGGTGCAGTTCCAAATCTGATGGATCTTGATCCTGATATTTTTATGACTCCGCCTACTTTTGATCTTTCAAATATGCTGGCTCAGGATACCTTAAGGATAGCTGAAAGGGAAGGCGAGATGCCTGCTTTTGATTCAATTGATCTTACAAGGTTTGCCCACAGAACCAAACAGGTCGATACCGGTGTACCATTCCATACACACGGATATGATGCTGAGCTCTTCGATGCCGGGCACATACCCGGTGCAGCTTCTATATTCCTGAAAGATAAAGAAGATAAGAGTCTGTTCTATACAGGTGATATCAATACTTCTGATACAAGACTTGTTTCCGGTGCAGTAGAATTTCCGGATACGGATGTTCTTATTACGGAAAGCACCTATTTTGGCGATGAACACCCGCCTCGCAGGGAAGTTGAAAGCCAGTTCATAGATTCTGTAATGGATACTCTGGATATAGGTGGAACAGTTATTGTTCCTGCGTTTGC from Methanolobus tindarius DSM 2278 harbors:
- a CDS encoding DNA topoisomerase I, with translation MHLIIAEKHIAAKRIAAILAPQKVKQVRVSGVDTYEYESEEGKKIFIGLSGHIVKLDFPKAYNNWQKVEANELIGAEIITASTQVKIVSALKKLGKEATKVTIATDYDREGELIGAEALDIIKQVNENVVFDRVHYSAITPKAIDDAFSNPTNVDFNLADAGHSRQVIDLVWGASLTRYISLAAGRLGKMFLSVGRVQSPTLALIVEREKEREAFIPKPYWELSAMLKSKSGEEFKVEHRTKRFWEKAEVDAAMEKISIGDDARVSEIKTSEKTDKPPTPFNTTEFIGAASSIGFTAANAMRIAETLYTNGFISYPRTDNTVYPESLDLRAQIEIFKTGTFKQYALKLLEKKELVPTKGKKETTDHPPIFPASLAKKSEMNEQEWKLYEMVVRRFFATFADPAIWETIRSKYDIQGEEFKANGARLVEPGWRWYYHYNAPEDRLLPKMEEGDVHSVIKVDVEAKETQPPGRYGQGRLIKIMEELGLGTKATRHDIISKLYSRAYVHGNPLQPTKTAVAVVDALEKFAPTISKPDMTSKLEADMDRIAEGGIPEDDVLNESREMLEGVFVDLEKNKDDITESLRAGLREDKIIGTCSECGSNLMVMRSKRGGRFIGCEGYPDCTFSLPLPKMGQVIVTDKLCEDHGLYHIRIINAGKRPWNLGCPECNFIEWQKTQEEEKKKQKEASPDKEKPKTLKDISGIGKVTEEKLVDAGVCSVDELCEADALELAKATSIPVKKIKTWQSDVI
- a CDS encoding MBL fold metallo-hydrolase, which codes for MELEFKGACREVGRSAVLVDEKIMMDYGVSPGEHVKYPLNGSRPEAVLLSHAHIDHSGAVPNLMDLDPDIFMTPPTFDLSNMLAQDTLRIAEREGEMPAFDSIDLTRFAHRTKQVDTGVPFHTHGYDAELFDAGHIPGAASIFLKDKEDKSLFYTGDINTSDTRLVSGAVEFPDTDVLITESTYFGDEHPPRREVESQFIDSVMDTLDIGGTVIVPAFAIGRTQEILMLLDAHGIRAYVDGMGVHAYKVMSKHMDYIRNPTHLKKAFDNATTVSGRKRDSVRLESSVIVTTAGMLNGGPVLYYLKKKYKDPKSKIILTGYQVEGTNGRMALDTGIIDNDGVIQHLKPKIEQYDFSAHSGDKELKEMVKDFCDRGTEHVFTMHGDNCEGFADWISEEIGVKAYAPEIGERFTV